From a single Populus nigra chromosome 18, ddPopNigr1.1, whole genome shotgun sequence genomic region:
- the LOC133677796 gene encoding uncharacterized protein LOC133677796: MAAAAAAAMDAQWDFSCDFEVDFGSEENASIVYAALAVDKELQPDKVKRLMSVSNGKLSVHFEAVEARFLRASFSAFVDVLTLTTKTIEEFGKGMAS; the protein is encoded by the exons atggctgctgctgctgctgctgctatggATGCCCAATGGGATTTCAGCTG TGACTTCGAAGTAGATTTTGGGTCTGAGGAGAATGCTTCTATAGTATATGCAGCATTAGCTGTTGATAAGGAG TTGCAGCCTGATaaagtgaaaaggctgatgtcGGTCTCCAATGGGAAGTTGTCAGT GCACTTTGAGGCAGTTGAGGCGAGATTTCTCCGAGCATCATTTTCTGCTTTTGTGGATGTCCTTACGCtcacaacaaaaacaattgaagAATTTGGAAAAGGAATGGCATCATGA
- the LOC133677795 gene encoding protein ABIL2: MGTMTASSLSREASNYDEVSMQQSLLFSDSLKDLKNLRSQLYSAAEYFELSYTNDDQKQIVVETLKDYAIKALVNTVDHLGSVTYKVNDLLDEKVDEVSGTEFRVCCIEQRLRTCQEYIDHEGISQQSLVIDTPKYHKRYILPVGETMHGAIRTKSKYQGCSLDDEDDWHQFRNAVRATIREAPSSARETPTSSARETPTSLVNSMRKGRSPSPSPRPPPQRSATFSFTSTMPKKDLDKRSISPHRFPLLRSGSVSSRSTTPNTSRPTTPSSAPAKKRYPSEPRKSASMRLQAEKENTKDIEQYPSKSKRLLKALLSRRKSKKDEMLYTYLDEY; the protein is encoded by the exons ATGGGTACAATGACTGCATCTTCTCTCTCTAGAGAGGCGTCAAACTATGACGAGGTTTCTATGCAGCAGAGCTTGCTCTTCTCTGATAGTCTGAAG GATTTGAAGAATCTGAGAAGTCAGCTATACTCGGCAGCGGAGTATTTTGAATTATCATACACAAATGATGACCAAAAACAGAT AGTGGTGGAAACATTGAAAGATTATGCCATCAAAGCTCTTGTGAATACAGTGGACCATTTGGGTTCTGTGACATACAAGGTTAATGATCTCTTGGATGAGAAAGTTGATGAAGTTTCTGGAACAGAGTTTCGCGTGTGTTGCATTGAACAG AGATTACGGACATGTCAAGAGTACATTGATCATGAGGGCATCTCACAACAGTCACTGGTGATTGACACTCCAAAGTACCATAAGCGGTACATCTTGCCAG TTGGAGAGACTATGCATGGTGCCATCCGCACTAAATCAAAATACCAAGGGTGCAGCctagatgatgaagatgattgGCATCAATTTAGGAATG CTGTTCGAGCTACAATTAGAGAAGCCCCATCATCAGCACGGGAAACCCCGACATCTTCAGCCAGGGAAACCCCGACATCTTTGGTGAATTCAATGAG AAAGGGACGTTCCCCGTCGCCTTCTCCACGACCTCCTCCACAACGATCTGCAACGTTTTCCTTCACATCTACCATGCCCAAAAAAGATTTAG ATAAGCGAAGCATTTCACCACACCGATTTCCACTCTTGCGTTCTGGTTCTGTGTCAAGTAGGTCAACAACTCCAAATACAAGTAGGCCTACCACTCCAAGCTCTGCTCCTGCCAAAAAACGG TACCCTTCCGAGCCTCGAAAATCAGCATCCATGCGTCTCCAGGCTGAAAAGGAAAATACCAAAGACATTGAACAATATCCCAGCAAAAGTAAGCGTCTCCTCAAAGCCTTACTTAGCCGGCGCAAATCCAAGAAAGATGAAATGCTATATACTTACCTGGACGAATATTGA
- the LOC133678549 gene encoding protein RKD4-like yields the protein MENPLDFYQAWVLDDQDIFNKISELPPLESLFEPLNLPPFVPYDKNFNGFKNNEVINNDNIFSESNLDSWYHQENAIDTKPVINPSIHTSYSLNLDNNVIKSELLNEVSMMLVQSDCASSSSMKEEEEVRKMSGRKRSVGLELEEIQRHFNMPITQAAREMRVGLTVLKKRCRELRIMRWPHRKIKSLTSLINNVKEMGLSEYEAIMLEEHKRLIEELPDLELTERTKKLRQACFKANYKKRRLSAAYS from the exons ATGGAGAATCCACTTGATTTTTATCAGGCCTGGGTTCTTGATGATCAAGATATCTTCAACAA GATCTCGGAACTTCCCCCGTTGGAAAGCCTTTTCGAGCCGCTAAACTTGCCACCCTTTGTGCCCTATGACAAGAACTTTAATGGTTTCAAAAACAATGAAGTTATCAacaatgataatatattttctgaGAGTAATCTTGATTCCTGGTACCATCAAGAAAATGCTATCGACACGAAGCCGGTGATAAACCCTAGCATCCATACTTCTTATAGTCTAAACCTTGACAACAATGTCATTAAAAGTGAACTGCTGAATGAAGTTTCAATGATGTTGGTCCAAAGTGATTGTGCTAGTTCTTCAAGCAtgaaggaggaagaagaagttaGAAAGATGAGTGGGAGGAAGAGGTCTGTTGGATTGGAACTGGAAGAAATTCAAAGGCATTTCAACATGCCAATCACTCAAGCAGCTAGGGAAATGAGAGTGGGCTTAACAGTATTGAAAAAAAGATGCAGAGAGCTTAGGATAATGAGGTGGCCTCATAGGAAGATCAAGAGCTTGACTTCTCTTATCAACAATGTCAAG GAAATGGGGCTAAGTGAATATGAGGCGATCATGTTGGAGGAGCATAAAAGGCTTATCGAAGAACTGCCAGACTTGGAATTGACAGAGAGAACAAAGAAGCTGAGGCAGGCTTGTTTCAAAGCCAATTACAAGAAGAGAAGGCTTTCGGCAGCTTATTCTTGA
- the LOC133677987 gene encoding uncharacterized protein LOC133677987, with product MRSDELGYDPSPTPKLSLFSLPGRLHESPARMLTSPIHPLASVPFNWEDAPGKPRPPCMPQSDKPKIDRCLELPPRLLTKAQESNMPSPATVLDGPYVPRSLSLGKGSSFSSSENLGTKVKTKGKAIFGSSRWGGFNKNNKQAVDPSHGGETKVKITRITRRPSFLGCSYNSWTKICENLEHVVSRRRR from the exons ATGAGGTCTGATGAGCTAGGTTATGATCCAAGCCCAACTCCAAAACTCTCCTTGTTTTCACTTCCAGGCAGGCTACATGAGTCACCGGCAAGGATGCTAACATCACCAATCCATCCATTAGCTTCAGTACCCTTCAACTGGGAGGATGCGCCGGGCAAGCCTAGACCTCCTTGCATGCCACAATCCGATAAGCCCAAGATTGATAGGTGCTTGGAGTTGCCACCAAGGCTGTTAACTAAGGCCCAAGAGAGCAACATGCCCTCTCCAGCAACAGTCTTGGATGGACCTTACGTGCCTCGGTCCTTGTCTCTTGGAAAAGGAAGTTCGTTCAGTAGCTCAGAGAATTTGGGCACGAAGGTGAAGACCAAAGGCAAGGCTATATTTGGGTCTAGCAGGTGGGGAGGTttcaataagaataataaacaaGCTGTTGATCCAAGCCATGGAGGTGAAACAAAAGTTAAGATCACAAGAATTACAAGGAGACCGAGCTTCTTAGGGTGTTCTTACAATTCGTGG ACAAAAATATGTGAAAACCTTGAGCACGTGGTCTCTCGGAGACGAAGGTAA
- the LOC133678533 gene encoding uncharacterized protein LOC133678533 isoform X1: MDGKEVSGSYLMVSEGKSDSFYPMYFGVSCAFLALKVLTRPDKEDDRWSELCDKMLQGSAQLLGLLVWKIQRGGANGQCELLHKLETAEKEIMELKKIRCEDAKANEKVVSIYASQEQNWLIERKKLRQHIGALMNELRFLEKKNEEAISELNEKLNEMELLVQSKDKAVEEEEYKRKELEEKLAKTEKIAEELRETAKREAQEHSTDLWKHKTAFLELVSNHRQLEAEMGRALRQLEAKRQELDSVLEQKEESVLLTQKLSMEVVKMRKDLEQKDKILSAMLRKSKMDTTEKELLLKEVKLSKAKRKQAELERERWKSVSESKHERHSLRSMFSHHANLRSDDPPIETGASQAVNGRSQSIDYDIEYENPEFQKNSEAFSPLSNLYSPGGNDELAITADVKRLEGWVRSEAQKYAAAIEKKHHLEIGAFAEQMRLKDEKLEAFRWRTLSMEIESKRLQSHIEGLNRDVSQIRHESMKLEALLLERQEEITELKRQFKVQVKPQFCQKANLSSSLEDLALVHDAICSNAKNVMKEPTENDQETKVHQMETSREMDPEKEEDDEEGLHNQFKNVVKTVQSPEKEFEEEKDVASQGGTREESASPVVVDTVEKLALTSQSSMKTNNSPWRMDLHALGVSYKIKRLKQQLLMLERLAGKQDSGEHIGNSDEAKTGIKGFKLLMSLLNKQVNRYQSLQGKTDELCKRMHDNDVDMSRGDSNTSTARKKEETKTLEHFLEETFQVQRYMVATGQKLMEVRSKIASGFVEVPEELEKSAGSFDIKRFAENIKILFQEVQRGLEVRISRIIGDLEGTLACEGMIRMRR, encoded by the exons ATGGATGGAAAGGAGGTTTCTGGTTCGTATTTGATGGTCTCGGAAGGGAAGAGTGACAGCTTCTATCCAATGTATTTTGGTGTTTCTTGTGCTTTCTTAGCCCTCAAAGTTTTGACGAGGCCTGATAAGGAAGACGATAGATGGTCAGAATTATGCGATAAAATGCTTCAAGGAAGCGCACAACTCCTGGGATTGCTTGTTTGGAAAATCCAGAGAGGAGGAGCAAATGGACAGTGTGAGCTTCTTCATAAGCTGGAGACTGCTGAGAAAGAGATCATGGAGCTGAAGAAAATAAGGTGCGAAGATGCGAAAGCGAACGAGAAAGTTGTTAGTATCTATGCATCGCAAGAGCAGAACTGGTTGATCGAAAGGAAGAAGCTTCGGCAGCACATTGGAGCTCTTATGAATGAATTGAGGTTTCTCGAGAAGAAGAATGAAGAAGCTATTTCTGAATTGAATGAAAAATTGAACGAGATGGAACTTTTGGTGCAGTCCAAGGATAAGGCAGTAGAGGAAGAAGAGTATAAGAGGAAGGAGTTGGAAGAAAAATTAGCAAAGACCGAAAAGATTGCAGAAGAATTGAGAGAAACGGCAAAGCGTGAAGCTCAAGAGCATTCTACTGATCTTTGGAAGCACAAAACCGCCTTCCTTGAGCTGGTATCGAACCACCGGCAGCTTGAAGCTGAGATGGGTAGAGCACTTAGGCAGCTTGAAGCTAAAAGGCAAGAGCTTGATTCAGTCTTAGAACAAAAGGAGGAGTCAGTGTTGCTGACTCAAAAATTGTCCATGGAAGTTGTGAAGATGAGAAAGGATTTGGAACAGAAAGATAAGATCTTGTCAGCAATGCTGAGGAAATCCAAGATGgatacaactgaaaaggaactgCTCTTAAAGGAGGTTAAATTATCAAAGGCTAAAAGAAAGCAAGCTGAACTAGAAAGAGAAAGGTGGAAATCTGTTTCAGAGTCTAAGCACGAGAGACATTCATTAAGAAGTATGTTTTCTCACCACGCCAACCTGAGATCGGATGATCCTCCAATTGAAACAGGGGCATCACAAGCTGTGAACGGCAGATCACAGTCAATTGATTATGATATTGAGTATGAGAATCCTGAGTTTCAAAAGAACTCGGAAGCTTTTTCGCCACTTTCTAACCTCTATTCACCCGGAGGAAATGATGAACTAG CTATTACAGCTGATGTCAAACGGTTGGAAGGATGGGTTCGATCAGAAGCACAAAAGTATGCAGCTGCAATTGAGAAGAAGCATCATCTAGAGATAGGTGCTTTTGCAGAACAGATGAGActcaaagatgagaaattagaAGCATTTCGTTGGCGAACGCTGAGCATGGAAATAGAATCAAAGCGACTGCAGTCTCACATTGAAGGGCTAAACCGGGATGTTTCACAGATAAGGCATGAGAGCATGAAACTGGAAGCCTTGTTGTTGGAGAGGCAAGAAGAAATAACTGAATTGAAAAGGCAGTTCAAGGTACAAGTAAAACCTCAGTTTTGCCAAAAGGCCAACTTAAGTTCATCTCTAGAGGATCTGGCATTAGTCCATGATGCCATTTGTTCCAATGCCAAGAATGTAATGAAAGAACCAACAGAGAATGATCAAGAGACAAAAGTACATCAGATGGAAACATCTCGAGAGATGGATcctgaaaaagaagaagacgatGAAGAAGGCCTTCACAACCAGTTCAAGAATGTGGTTAAAACTGTCCAGTCTCCAGAAAAAGAGTTTGAGGAAGAGAAGGATGTTGCCAGCCAAGGTGGTACTCGGGAAGAAAGTGCGAGTCCAGTGGTGGTTGATACAGTAGAAAAGTTAGCATTGACTAGCCAGTCATCGATGAAGACAAATAATTCACCATGGAGGATGGATCTCCATGCTCTTGGAGTTTCTTATAAGATAAAGAGGCTGAAGCAGCAACTTCTAATGCTGGAGAGACTGGCAGGAAAGCAAGACAGTGGTGAACATATAGGAAACAGTGATGAGGCAAAAACTGGGATAAAGGGCTTCAAATTATTGATGTCTTTGCTTAATAAACAAGTTAACAGGTACCAGTCACTTCAAGGGAAGACCGATGAACTCTGCAAAAGGATG CATGATAATGATGTGGACATGAGTCGAGGAGATTCCAACACTAGCACCGCcaggaaaaaggaagaaactaAAACATTAGAGCATTTCCTTGAGGAAACATTTCAGGTTCAGAGATACATGGTTGCAACAGGACAGAAACTGATGGAAGTTCGGTCCAAGATTGCATCTGGTTTTGTCGAGGTCCCTGAAGAGCTCGAAAAATCTGCTGGAAGCTTTGACATAAAGCGTTTtgctgaaaacataaaaattctttttcagGAAGTTCAAAGAGGTCTTGAAGTTCGGATTTCTCGAATTATTGGTGATCTTGAGGGCACTCTAGCTTGTGAGGGAATGATTCGTATGAGAAGGTAG
- the LOC133678533 gene encoding uncharacterized protein LOC133678533 isoform X2, producing MDGKEVSGSYLMVSEGKSDSFYPMYFGVSCAFLALKVLTRPDKEDDRWSELCDKMLQGSAQLLGLLVWKIQRGGANGQCELLHKLETAEKEIMELKKIRCEDAKANEKVVSIYASQEQNWLIERKKLRQHIGALMNELRFLEKKNEEAISELNEKLNEMELLVQSKDKAVEEEEYKRKELEEKLAKTEKIAEELRETAKREAQEHSTDLWKHKTAFLELVSNHRQLEAEMGRALRQLEAKRQELDSVLEQKEESVLLTQKLSMEVVKMRKDLEQKDKILSAMLRKSKMDTTEKELLLKEVKLSKAKRKQAELERERWKSVSESKHERHSLRSMFSHHANLRSDDPPIETGASQAVNGRSQSIDYDIEYENPEFQKNSEAFSPLSNLYSPGGNDELADVKRLEGWVRSEAQKYAAAIEKKHHLEIGAFAEQMRLKDEKLEAFRWRTLSMEIESKRLQSHIEGLNRDVSQIRHESMKLEALLLERQEEITELKRQFKVQVKPQFCQKANLSSSLEDLALVHDAICSNAKNVMKEPTENDQETKVHQMETSREMDPEKEEDDEEGLHNQFKNVVKTVQSPEKEFEEEKDVASQGGTREESASPVVVDTVEKLALTSQSSMKTNNSPWRMDLHALGVSYKIKRLKQQLLMLERLAGKQDSGEHIGNSDEAKTGIKGFKLLMSLLNKQVNRYQSLQGKTDELCKRMHDNDVDMSRGDSNTSTARKKEETKTLEHFLEETFQVQRYMVATGQKLMEVRSKIASGFVEVPEELEKSAGSFDIKRFAENIKILFQEVQRGLEVRISRIIGDLEGTLACEGMIRMRR from the exons ATGGATGGAAAGGAGGTTTCTGGTTCGTATTTGATGGTCTCGGAAGGGAAGAGTGACAGCTTCTATCCAATGTATTTTGGTGTTTCTTGTGCTTTCTTAGCCCTCAAAGTTTTGACGAGGCCTGATAAGGAAGACGATAGATGGTCAGAATTATGCGATAAAATGCTTCAAGGAAGCGCACAACTCCTGGGATTGCTTGTTTGGAAAATCCAGAGAGGAGGAGCAAATGGACAGTGTGAGCTTCTTCATAAGCTGGAGACTGCTGAGAAAGAGATCATGGAGCTGAAGAAAATAAGGTGCGAAGATGCGAAAGCGAACGAGAAAGTTGTTAGTATCTATGCATCGCAAGAGCAGAACTGGTTGATCGAAAGGAAGAAGCTTCGGCAGCACATTGGAGCTCTTATGAATGAATTGAGGTTTCTCGAGAAGAAGAATGAAGAAGCTATTTCTGAATTGAATGAAAAATTGAACGAGATGGAACTTTTGGTGCAGTCCAAGGATAAGGCAGTAGAGGAAGAAGAGTATAAGAGGAAGGAGTTGGAAGAAAAATTAGCAAAGACCGAAAAGATTGCAGAAGAATTGAGAGAAACGGCAAAGCGTGAAGCTCAAGAGCATTCTACTGATCTTTGGAAGCACAAAACCGCCTTCCTTGAGCTGGTATCGAACCACCGGCAGCTTGAAGCTGAGATGGGTAGAGCACTTAGGCAGCTTGAAGCTAAAAGGCAAGAGCTTGATTCAGTCTTAGAACAAAAGGAGGAGTCAGTGTTGCTGACTCAAAAATTGTCCATGGAAGTTGTGAAGATGAGAAAGGATTTGGAACAGAAAGATAAGATCTTGTCAGCAATGCTGAGGAAATCCAAGATGgatacaactgaaaaggaactgCTCTTAAAGGAGGTTAAATTATCAAAGGCTAAAAGAAAGCAAGCTGAACTAGAAAGAGAAAGGTGGAAATCTGTTTCAGAGTCTAAGCACGAGAGACATTCATTAAGAAGTATGTTTTCTCACCACGCCAACCTGAGATCGGATGATCCTCCAATTGAAACAGGGGCATCACAAGCTGTGAACGGCAGATCACAGTCAATTGATTATGATATTGAGTATGAGAATCCTGAGTTTCAAAAGAACTCGGAAGCTTTTTCGCCACTTTCTAACCTCTATTCACCCGGAGGAAATGATGAACTAG CTGATGTCAAACGGTTGGAAGGATGGGTTCGATCAGAAGCACAAAAGTATGCAGCTGCAATTGAGAAGAAGCATCATCTAGAGATAGGTGCTTTTGCAGAACAGATGAGActcaaagatgagaaattagaAGCATTTCGTTGGCGAACGCTGAGCATGGAAATAGAATCAAAGCGACTGCAGTCTCACATTGAAGGGCTAAACCGGGATGTTTCACAGATAAGGCATGAGAGCATGAAACTGGAAGCCTTGTTGTTGGAGAGGCAAGAAGAAATAACTGAATTGAAAAGGCAGTTCAAGGTACAAGTAAAACCTCAGTTTTGCCAAAAGGCCAACTTAAGTTCATCTCTAGAGGATCTGGCATTAGTCCATGATGCCATTTGTTCCAATGCCAAGAATGTAATGAAAGAACCAACAGAGAATGATCAAGAGACAAAAGTACATCAGATGGAAACATCTCGAGAGATGGATcctgaaaaagaagaagacgatGAAGAAGGCCTTCACAACCAGTTCAAGAATGTGGTTAAAACTGTCCAGTCTCCAGAAAAAGAGTTTGAGGAAGAGAAGGATGTTGCCAGCCAAGGTGGTACTCGGGAAGAAAGTGCGAGTCCAGTGGTGGTTGATACAGTAGAAAAGTTAGCATTGACTAGCCAGTCATCGATGAAGACAAATAATTCACCATGGAGGATGGATCTCCATGCTCTTGGAGTTTCTTATAAGATAAAGAGGCTGAAGCAGCAACTTCTAATGCTGGAGAGACTGGCAGGAAAGCAAGACAGTGGTGAACATATAGGAAACAGTGATGAGGCAAAAACTGGGATAAAGGGCTTCAAATTATTGATGTCTTTGCTTAATAAACAAGTTAACAGGTACCAGTCACTTCAAGGGAAGACCGATGAACTCTGCAAAAGGATG CATGATAATGATGTGGACATGAGTCGAGGAGATTCCAACACTAGCACCGCcaggaaaaaggaagaaactaAAACATTAGAGCATTTCCTTGAGGAAACATTTCAGGTTCAGAGATACATGGTTGCAACAGGACAGAAACTGATGGAAGTTCGGTCCAAGATTGCATCTGGTTTTGTCGAGGTCCCTGAAGAGCTCGAAAAATCTGCTGGAAGCTTTGACATAAAGCGTTTtgctgaaaacataaaaattctttttcagGAAGTTCAAAGAGGTCTTGAAGTTCGGATTTCTCGAATTATTGGTGATCTTGAGGGCACTCTAGCTTGTGAGGGAATGATTCGTATGAGAAGGTAG